Proteins encoded by one window of Massilia sp. NR 4-1:
- a CDS encoding ABC transporter substrate-binding protein, whose amino-acid sequence MIKKTTHKRGLLWAACTAAFAFASALLLAAPAHALDSGEMAELPLPPLFEMQGSARDSVGAVFDRIESGGPLLRADVRPVTLAQLEEQLRRPDVQASIGKGTIAVLYPNVEQPFRAAFLSMIQGIEDRTKLRVRSYAVDAKSDAAELNSLLKQNGTKVVIALGRQGLNATSGLDREISVLVGGVLLLSDAENVAGISLTPDPALLFSRLRVLLPDLRRVIVVYNPKNSEWLIKLAREAARAQGLELVAHIATDMARAAQLYPTLIAGADSRRDAVWLPHDSTTVEESTILPLVLRETWNNGVPLFSSNVLHVKKGALFAMAPNNVELGRTLASSAMSLIAGDGRRRLMPLREVQTAINVRTANHVGLHLGDQQQRSFDFVFPQP is encoded by the coding sequence ATGATTAAAAAGACAACTCATAAGCGCGGCCTGTTATGGGCCGCATGCACCGCCGCTTTTGCCTTCGCCTCGGCCCTGCTGCTGGCCGCTCCTGCCCACGCCCTGGATTCGGGAGAAATGGCGGAATTGCCGCTGCCGCCCCTTTTCGAGATGCAGGGCAGCGCGCGCGACTCCGTGGGCGCCGTGTTCGACCGCATCGAATCGGGCGGCCCGCTGCTGCGCGCCGATGTGCGTCCCGTGACCCTGGCCCAGCTCGAAGAGCAGTTGCGCCGTCCCGATGTGCAAGCCTCGATCGGCAAAGGCACCATCGCCGTGCTGTATCCGAATGTAGAGCAGCCCTTCCGCGCCGCCTTCCTCAGCATGATCCAGGGCATCGAGGACCGCACCAAGCTGCGCGTGCGCAGCTATGCGGTGGACGCCAAGTCCGACGCCGCCGAACTGAATTCACTGCTCAAGCAGAACGGCACCAAGGTGGTGATCGCGCTTGGCCGCCAGGGCTTGAACGCGACCTCGGGCCTGGACCGCGAAATCTCGGTGCTGGTGGGCGGCGTGCTGCTGCTGTCGGATGCGGAGAACGTGGCCGGCATCAGCCTGACGCCCGATCCGGCCCTGCTGTTCAGTCGCCTGCGCGTGCTGCTGCCGGACCTGCGCCGCGTCATCGTCGTCTACAACCCGAAAAACAGCGAATGGCTAATCAAGCTGGCGCGCGAAGCGGCGCGCGCCCAGGGCCTGGAACTGGTGGCCCATATCGCCACCGATATGGCGCGCGCCGCCCAGCTCTATCCCACCCTGATCGCGGGCGCGGACAGCCGCCGCGACGCGGTCTGGCTGCCGCACGACAGCACCACCGTGGAGGAAAGCACCATCCTGCCGCTGGTGCTGCGCGAAACCTGGAATAACGGCGTGCCCCTGTTCTCCAGCAATGTGCTGCATGTGAAAAAGGGCGCGCTGTTTGCCATGGCCCCCAACAATGTGGAGCTGGGGCGTACGCTGGCCAGTTCCGCCATGAGCCTGATCGCGGGCGACGGCCGCCGCCGCCTCATGCCGCTGCGCGAAGTCCAGACCGCAATCAATGTCCGTACCGCCAACCATGTGGGTCTGCATCTGGGCGACCAGCAGCAGCGCAGTTTCGATTTCGTGTTTCCGCAACCTTAA
- a CDS encoding AAA family ATPase, whose translation MINSIYTKYGELQLVPPAVLQDASLNIYEADSMTLIVGPNGAGKSRSLYEIVSNVLSVNKSVEGKDNPYSKTQLVYYTPIPFVHPMPPEGEQFIDLSKRKRSVREYQNFTVLNDIAEFFGFTPEVVFSFHPADYIKLHIAQFFSRTRWVDIDSLPPALKQAIETLEARQKEAELERKKIGYQAYRESPAYQDLLNVEGETEARIFSYLRERLGEDYEIKVQALFYTTKEHSKMNDVVQWFLQELGIPFTRKLKTLPKTAIKAYEQTLHKLRRIWAVLRETDADGAYILTEEQVKILQEIGYADFGNISIKGMSAGGSALLEQFSIIENALRERKSRQDRKFSNLLLLIDEGDVFLHLKWQQKYISFLNDYIRKIKARGRFATIQVVLTTHSPVLMSDFPKDCIIQLKEDEQQEWGIFGAGSQEEIVSFGAPLQSIIHQTGKAGTLGEFSVEFMKKMVGRLRAGEAVADYHVRMIDDPVIQSFVKRLRETKEI comes from the coding sequence ATGATCAATTCGATTTACACCAAATACGGCGAGCTGCAGCTGGTGCCGCCCGCCGTTCTGCAGGATGCCAGCTTGAATATTTATGAGGCCGATTCGATGACCCTGATTGTGGGGCCGAATGGCGCGGGCAAAAGCCGTTCGTTGTACGAGATCGTGTCGAATGTGCTCTCGGTCAATAAGAGCGTGGAGGGCAAGGACAATCCCTATAGCAAGACCCAGCTGGTCTACTACACGCCGATTCCCTTTGTGCATCCCATGCCGCCGGAGGGCGAGCAGTTCATCGACTTGAGCAAGCGGAAAAGGTCTGTGAGGGAATACCAGAATTTCACTGTACTGAACGATATTGCCGAGTTTTTCGGCTTTACCCCGGAAGTGGTATTTTCCTTCCATCCCGCCGACTACATCAAACTGCATATTGCTCAATTTTTCTCCCGTACCAGATGGGTGGATATCGACAGCTTACCGCCCGCTCTCAAGCAGGCGATAGAAACCTTGGAGGCCAGGCAAAAGGAGGCCGAGCTTGAGCGTAAAAAAATCGGTTATCAGGCTTATCGCGAGTCACCTGCTTATCAAGATCTGCTGAACGTCGAAGGCGAGACGGAGGCCCGGATCTTTTCGTATTTGCGGGAACGCCTGGGCGAGGATTACGAGATAAAAGTACAGGCCTTGTTTTACACGACCAAAGAGCACAGCAAGATGAACGATGTGGTGCAATGGTTCCTGCAGGAGCTGGGCATACCGTTTACCCGCAAGCTGAAAACGTTGCCCAAGACGGCGATTAAGGCTTATGAGCAGACTTTGCACAAATTGCGCAGGATCTGGGCAGTCCTGAGGGAAACTGATGCTGATGGCGCCTATATCCTGACCGAAGAACAGGTGAAAATTCTGCAGGAAATCGGCTATGCCGATTTCGGCAATATCTCCATTAAAGGCATGAGCGCCGGCGGATCGGCGTTGCTGGAGCAGTTTTCCATCATTGAAAACGCGTTGCGCGAGCGTAAGTCAAGGCAGGACCGGAAATTCAGCAATCTGCTGCTCTTGATCGATGAAGGCGATGTTTTCCTGCATCTGAAATGGCAGCAAAAGTACATCAGTTTCCTCAACGACTACATACGGAAAATCAAGGCGCGCGGAAGGTTTGCGACGATCCAGGTGGTGTTGACGACACATTCGCCGGTGCTGATGAGCGACTTTCCCAAAGATTGCATCATCCAGCTCAAGGAGGACGAGCAGCAAGAATGGGGGATATTCGGCGCCGGGTCTCAGGAGGAGATTGTTTCCTTTGGCGCGCCTTTGCAATCGATCATCCACCAGACCGGCAAGGCGGGAACCCTCGGCGAGTTTTCCGTGGAATTCATGAAGAAGATGGTCGGCAGGCTGAGGGCGGGCGAGGCAGTGGCGGATTACCATGTCCGCATGATTGACGACCCTGTCATTCAATCCTTTGTCAAACGGCTTAGAGAGACGAAGGAAATTTAA
- a CDS encoding EAL domain-containing protein — protein sequence MFQHFLRRTEFRRQLTVIISAAILGLALFSSLMNSWQASARMRDYFIEQGQRIAENLARQSTLALLYHSPENAREVVGATLAFPDVAGVQISDAKQVVLLAQAEGGKQLPQFSKGAGAAPVKASLVGETGDAWQFGAPVYGGQAEATPFDVQDHQPQLLGYVHVQVGKGTLDRLTMSLLLGNLALTLSFAVILLGLVRLLTRHMINPLNALLGLMHRAEAGESGMRAAPEGPRDLVEMAHAFNQMMSVLEQREAELKESRDAAVNMAQMKAQFAATVSHEVRTPLNGVVGMLDMLKEMHLNQRQQECVDVAWNSSRTLIDLINNILDFSKMEAGKLSLEEADFDLRKLLEEAVELIARPAQQKGLDVVYLLDADVPARIRGDALRLRQILVNLLGNAVKFTEQGEVCVQVSMAAQHEMEGFGLRFEVRDSGIGMSPQAQQHVFESYVQPDPSTTRRYGGTGLGLAICKQLVELLGGEIGVSSAPGQGTTFVFSVRCHRAAEECPQAAAAAADKSLAGLRGLVLDASPGVRSFLRLSMEQQGMRCFATAAADSAMAELHGAYAAGTPYDVAILNLGTHDDSGVDLATRIGSAGLAPHILLLDRYGSTSGDSIAHSMHPAHAALAKPLRHERLLKALRSLLADHHAHDVHAPAPRSARAMPERHYRVLVAEDNRTNQLVAAGMLSMNGCVCEFASNGHEAVLAAQRNRYDLILMDCSMPEMDGYEATAHIRLAEEALGRRVPIVAMTANTQRGDAEKCLAAGMDDYLAKPITLIELRHKLERWLPHGATPPAPLAAAAAPAAPAPLLAGGHAIVALHDRAIAAIQQEEEPPVDRAVFDKLREILGASLPHAILPFMEDSPTYLNELEHAVRDGNADLARARAHSLKGAAGNLGATHLAHLAQRAEEMAINHRLENIAAMLQDMRNAYHEVATFLAPEVRGKVLDTELDMAELAHVLVVDDDRSTRTTLRYILQRDGFRVEEAADGAEALAMLKRCQPDVILMDAVMPVMDGFTACARMQEIPGASAIPVLMITALQDNSSVERAFAAGASDYIPKPIHYAVLSQRVRRIIEANRAEKRIRHLAYNDLLTGLPNRTLFFELLAQGIEEAAKREHQLAVLFMDLDRFKYVNDNLGHDVGDRLLVAVAQRVRHSVRNVDTVARLGGDEFTVVLGELEGPAAAAAAAHNICRVLATPFQIDGHDIFVTSSVGIAIYPHDGKDVATLVKHADSAMYRAKKTNTGFKFYEASMEQSISEHVRMESDLRRAMEQQQLEVFYQPQAMLENGHIVGMEALVRWRHPTRGMVPPSEFIPLAEETGLINPLGEWVLHTACAQLKAWLDDGLPPLRVAVNISARQLLQKDFADSVEAALNTTGLAPQHLELEITETTLMENAQETLQALHQLRNLGVRLSIDDFGTGYSSLSYLKRFPVDIIKIDRSFVRDVPHDTDDAAIVTAIIALAHSLRLEVVAEGVETEAQLRFLRSRQCDLLQGYHLSPAVPADEFARLVREREALQLNV from the coding sequence ATGTTTCAACATTTTTTACGCCGTACTGAATTCCGCCGCCAACTGACAGTCATCATCTCGGCCGCCATCCTCGGCCTGGCGCTGTTTTCTTCGCTGATGAACTCATGGCAGGCCAGCGCGCGCATGCGCGACTATTTTATTGAACAGGGCCAGCGCATCGCCGAGAACCTGGCGCGCCAGAGTACCCTGGCCCTGCTCTATCATTCGCCGGAAAATGCGCGCGAGGTGGTGGGTGCCACGCTGGCCTTCCCCGACGTGGCCGGGGTGCAGATCAGCGACGCCAAGCAGGTGGTGCTGCTGGCCCAGGCCGAAGGCGGCAAACAGCTGCCGCAATTCTCCAAAGGCGCGGGCGCGGCGCCGGTCAAGGCCAGCCTGGTGGGCGAAACCGGCGACGCCTGGCAGTTCGGCGCGCCTGTCTACGGCGGCCAGGCCGAGGCCACGCCCTTCGATGTGCAGGACCACCAGCCGCAATTGCTCGGCTATGTCCACGTGCAGGTCGGCAAAGGCACGCTGGACCGGCTCACCATGTCCCTCCTGCTCGGCAATCTGGCGCTGACGCTGTCGTTCGCCGTCATTCTGCTTGGCTTGGTGCGCCTGCTGACGCGCCATATGATCAATCCCCTCAACGCCCTGCTCGGTCTGATGCACCGCGCTGAAGCCGGCGAATCGGGCATGCGCGCCGCGCCGGAAGGCCCGCGCGACCTGGTGGAAATGGCGCACGCCTTCAACCAGATGATGAGCGTTCTGGAGCAGCGCGAGGCGGAACTGAAGGAATCGCGCGACGCCGCCGTGAACATGGCGCAGATGAAGGCGCAATTCGCCGCCACCGTCAGCCACGAGGTGCGCACGCCGCTGAACGGCGTGGTCGGCATGCTGGACATGCTGAAGGAAATGCACCTGAACCAGCGCCAGCAGGAATGCGTGGACGTGGCCTGGAATTCCTCGCGCACCCTGATCGACCTGATTAACAATATCCTCGACTTCTCCAAGATGGAAGCGGGCAAGCTGTCGCTGGAAGAAGCCGATTTCGACCTGCGCAAGCTGCTGGAAGAAGCGGTCGAGCTGATCGCCCGCCCGGCCCAGCAAAAAGGCCTGGACGTGGTGTATCTGCTGGATGCCGACGTGCCGGCCCGCATCAGGGGCGATGCGCTGCGCCTGCGCCAGATCCTGGTCAACCTGCTGGGCAATGCGGTGAAATTCACCGAACAGGGCGAAGTCTGCGTCCAGGTCAGCATGGCCGCCCAGCACGAGATGGAAGGCTTCGGCCTGCGCTTTGAGGTGCGCGACAGCGGCATCGGCATGAGTCCCCAGGCACAGCAGCACGTGTTCGAATCCTATGTGCAGCCCGACCCCTCGACCACGCGCCGCTACGGCGGCACCGGCCTGGGCCTGGCCATCTGCAAGCAGCTGGTGGAGCTGCTGGGTGGCGAGATTGGCGTCAGCAGCGCACCGGGCCAGGGCACGACCTTCGTCTTCTCCGTGCGCTGCCACCGCGCCGCCGAAGAATGCCCGCAAGCGGCGGCAGCGGCGGCCGACAAGAGCCTGGCCGGCCTGCGCGGCCTGGTACTCGACGCCAGCCCCGGCGTGCGCAGCTTCCTGCGCCTGAGCATGGAGCAGCAAGGCATGCGCTGCTTCGCCACGGCCGCCGCCGACAGCGCCATGGCCGAACTGCACGGCGCCTACGCCGCCGGCACGCCTTACGATGTCGCCATTCTCAATCTCGGCACCCACGATGACAGCGGCGTCGACCTGGCCACGCGCATCGGTTCGGCCGGACTGGCGCCGCATATCCTGCTGCTCGACCGCTACGGCAGCACCAGCGGTGACAGCATCGCCCACAGCATGCATCCGGCCCACGCCGCACTGGCCAAGCCGCTGCGCCACGAGCGTCTGCTGAAAGCCCTGCGTTCCCTGCTGGCCGACCACCATGCCCACGACGTGCATGCACCGGCGCCGCGCTCCGCGCGCGCCATGCCGGAACGCCATTACCGCGTGCTGGTGGCGGAAGACAACCGCACCAACCAGCTGGTGGCGGCGGGCATGCTGTCGATGAACGGCTGCGTCTGTGAATTCGCCTCCAACGGCCACGAAGCCGTTCTGGCGGCCCAGCGCAACCGCTATGACCTGATCCTGATGGATTGCAGCATGCCGGAAATGGACGGCTACGAAGCCACCGCCCATATCCGCCTCGCCGAAGAGGCGCTGGGACGGCGCGTACCGATCGTGGCGATGACGGCCAATACCCAGCGCGGCGACGCCGAGAAATGCCTGGCGGCCGGCATGGACGATTATCTGGCCAAGCCGATCACCCTGATCGAACTGCGCCACAAGCTGGAACGCTGGCTGCCGCACGGCGCCACGCCGCCCGCCCCGCTGGCGGCTGCGGCCGCGCCCGCGGCGCCGGCTCCTTTGCTGGCCGGCGGCCACGCCATCGTCGCCCTGCACGACCGCGCCATTGCCGCCATCCAGCAGGAAGAAGAACCGCCGGTCGACCGCGCCGTCTTCGACAAGCTGCGCGAAATCCTGGGCGCCTCGCTGCCGCATGCGATCCTGCCCTTCATGGAAGATTCGCCCACTTATCTGAACGAACTGGAACACGCCGTCCGCGACGGCAATGCCGATCTGGCGCGCGCCCGTGCCCACTCGCTGAAAGGCGCGGCCGGCAATCTGGGCGCAACGCATCTGGCCCACCTGGCCCAGCGCGCCGAGGAAATGGCGATCAACCACCGCCTGGAAAACATCGCCGCCATGCTGCAGGACATGCGCAACGCCTACCACGAAGTGGCCACCTTCCTCGCGCCCGAAGTGCGCGGCAAAGTCCTTGATACCGAGCTGGATATGGCTGAACTGGCCCACGTGCTGGTGGTGGACGACGACCGCAGCACGCGCACCACCCTGCGCTACATCCTGCAAAGGGACGGCTTCCGCGTGGAAGAAGCGGCCGACGGCGCCGAAGCGCTGGCCATGCTGAAACGCTGCCAGCCCGACGTGATCCTGATGGACGCCGTGATGCCGGTGATGGATGGCTTCACGGCCTGCGCCCGCATGCAGGAAATTCCCGGCGCCAGCGCCATTCCGGTGCTGATGATCACCGCCCTGCAGGACAACTCCTCGGTGGAGCGCGCCTTCGCCGCCGGCGCCAGCGACTACATTCCCAAGCCGATCCACTACGCCGTGCTGTCGCAGCGCGTGCGCCGCATCATCGAGGCCAACCGCGCCGAGAAGCGCATCCGCCACCTGGCCTACAACGATCTGCTGACCGGACTGCCCAACCGCACCCTGTTCTTCGAACTGCTGGCGCAAGGCATCGAGGAAGCGGCCAAGCGCGAGCACCAGCTGGCCGTGCTGTTCATGGACCTGGACCGCTTCAAATACGTCAACGACAATCTCGGCCACGACGTCGGCGACCGCCTGCTGGTGGCCGTGGCCCAGCGCGTGCGCCACAGCGTGCGCAATGTCGACACCGTGGCGCGCCTCGGCGGCGACGAATTCACCGTGGTATTGGGCGAACTCGAAGGCCCGGCGGCGGCGGCCGCCGCGGCCCACAATATCTGCCGCGTGCTGGCCACGCCGTTCCAGATCGATGGCCACGATATCTTCGTCACCAGCAGCGTGGGCATCGCCATCTATCCGCACGACGGCAAGGATGTGGCGACCCTGGTCAAGCACGCCGACAGCGCCATGTACCGCGCCAAGAAGACCAACACCGGCTTCAAGTTCTACGAAGCGTCGATGGAACAGTCGATCAGCGAGCATGTGCGCATGGAGAGCGATCTGCGGCGCGCCATGGAGCAGCAGCAGCTGGAAGTGTTCTACCAGCCGCAAGCCATGCTGGAAAACGGCCATATCGTCGGCATGGAAGCGCTGGTGCGCTGGCGCCATCCGACGCGCGGCATGGTGCCGCCGTCCGAATTCATCCCGCTGGCCGAGGAAACCGGCTTGATCAACCCGCTGGGCGAATGGGTGCTGCACACCGCCTGCGCCCAGCTCAAGGCCTGGCTGGACGATGGCCTGCCGCCGCTACGCGTGGCCGTGAACATCTCGGCGCGCCAGCTGCTGCAAAAGGACTTTGCCGATTCGGTGGAGGCGGCCCTGAACACCACCGGCCTGGCGCCGCAGCATCTGGAGCTGGAAATCACCGAAACCACGCTGATGGAAAACGCGCAGGAAACACTGCAAGCCCTGCACCAGCTGCGCAATCTCGGCGTGCGCCTATCGATCGACGATTTCGGCACCGGCTATTCCTCGCTGTCCTACCTGAAGCGCTTCCCGGTCGACATCATCAAGATCGACCGCTCCTTCGTGCGCGATGTGCCGCATGATACGGACGACGCGGCCATCGTCACCGCCATCATCGCGCTGGCCCACAGCCTGCGCCTGGAGGTGGTGGCCGAGGGCGTGGAAACGGAAGCCCAGCTGCGTTTCCTGCGTTCGCGCCAATGCGATCTGCTGCAGGGCTACCACCTCAGCCCCGCCGTCCCCGCCGACGAGTTCGCCCGCCTGGTACGCGAACGCGAAGCGCTCCAGCTAAACGTTTGA